Proteins from a single region of Centropristis striata isolate RG_2023a ecotype Rhode Island chromosome 9, C.striata_1.0, whole genome shotgun sequence:
- the LOC131977680 gene encoding fizzy-related protein homolog, whose product MDPEYEHRLLRQINIQNDNLSPVKLTQSLRVRTPTNSPLSSPSKIGDRFIPTRAGANWSINFHRINENEKSPSQNRKTKEASSDNIKADGLAYSALLKNELLGAGIEKIQDPQTEDRRLQSSTPEKRSLFTYSLNTKRSSPDEGSNISPYSLSPVSNKSQKLLRSPRKPTRKISKIPFKVLDAPELQDDFYLNLVDWSSLNVLSVGLGTCVYLWSACTSQVTRLCDLSVEGDSVTSVGWSERGNLVAVGTHKGYVQIWDAGAGKKLFALEGHTARVGALAWNADQLSSGSRDRMILQRDVRTPPLQSERRLQGHRQEVCGLKWSTDHQLLASGGNDNKLLVWNHSSLSPVQTYVDHLAAVKAIAWSPHQHGLLASGGGTADRCIRFWNTLTSQPLQCMDTGSQVCNLAWSKHANELVSTHGYSQNQILVWKYPALTQVAKLTGHSYRVLYLAMSPDGEAIVTGAGDETLRFWNVFSKTRSTKESVSVLNLFTRIR is encoded by the exons ATGGATCCAGAATATGAACATCGCCTTCTCCGACAAATCAACATTCAAAATGACAACCTGAGCCCtgtt AAGCTAACACAGAGCCTGCGTGTTCGGACGCCCACCAACTCTCCATTATCTTCACCCAGTAAGATCGGAGACAGATTTATTCCAACCAGAGCTGGGGCAAACTGGAGCATCAACTTCCACAGGATCAAT gaaaatgaaaaatcacCAAGTCAGAATAGAAAAACAAAGGAAGCCTCTTCTGATAACAtcaaag CGGACGGGCTGGCCTACTCTGCTCTGCTGAAGAATGAGCTGCTGGGAGCAGGAATAGAAAAGATCCAGGACCCTCAGACAGAGGACAGGCGTCTACAGTCATCAACCCCAGAGAAGAGAAGCCTTTTCACT TATTCACTCAATACCAAGAGGTCGTCACCAGATGAAGGCAGCAACATCTCCCCCTACTCTCTATCACCTGTCAGCAACAAAAG TCAGAAATTGCTGCGTTCTCCAAGAAAGCCAACCCGCAAAATCTCTAAGATCCCTTTTAAAGTCCTGGATgctccagagctgcaggacgACTTTTACCTTAACTTGGTGGACTGGTCTTCTCTCAACGTGCTCAGTGTCGGGCTGGGTACGTGTGTTTACCTGTGGAGTGCCTGTACCAGCCAG GTAACAAGGTTGTGTGATTTATCAGTGGAGGGGGACTCAGTCACGTCAGTTGGATGGTCTGAAAGG GGTAACCTGGTGGCAGTGGGGACTCACAAAGGATATGTTCAGATCTGGGACGCTGGTGCTGGGAAGAAACTCTTTGCCCTGGAAGGACACACAGCTAGAGTTG GAGCGTTGGCATGGAATGCAGACCAGTTGTCTTCAGGGAGCCGTGATCGCATGATTCTTCAAAGAGACGTGCGGACCCCTCCACTGCAGTCAGAGAGACGGCTGCagggacacagacaggaagtgtgtgGCTTAAAGTGGAGCACTGATCATCAGCTGCTCGCTTCTGGTGGCAACGACAACAAG CTGCTGGTCTGGAACCACTCATCGCTGAGCCCAGTGCAAACATACGTAGATCACCTGGCTGCAGTGAAAGCTATTGCCTGGTCCCCCCACCAGCACGGCCTGCTGGCCTCAGGAGGAGGCACTGCTGACCGCTGCATCCGATTTTGGAACACTCTGACGTCACAGCCGCTGCAGTGCATGGACACAGGCTCTCAGGTCTGCAACCTGGCCTGGTCCAAACACGCTAATGAGCTG GTGAGCACTCATGGCTACTCTCAAAACCAGATCTTGGTGTGGAAATATCCAGCTCTCACTCAGGTTGCCAAACTCACAGGACACTCCTACCGAGTGCTCTACCTG GCCATGTCCCCGGATGGTGAGGCAATTGTGACGGGAGCTGGAGATGAGACTCTGCGCTTCTGGAATGTATTCAGTAAAACAAGGTCAACAAAG GAATCTGTATctgttttaaatctctttaCCAGGATACGGTAA
- the rx1 gene encoding retinal homeobox protein Rx1, with the protein MHLSLDTMSMVDDSCLSPSNFHELGKGGGIAVGGRVHSIDVILGFSKDQDPLLSPAGAPRPHKVDIDGLAEPGRQQEPSAHPTYSGHLSTLRNGSTEQQQQQYHDTGLFTNKCDEELSELRKSVEESDEGKSPEPCKDDQPKKKHRRNRTTFTTYQLHELERAFEKSHYPDVYSREELAMKVNLPEVRVQVWFQNRRAKWRRQEKMDASTMKLHDSPMLSFNRPAPVHTSMGPMTNSLPLDPWLSSPLSSATPVHSIPGFMGPAQGLQPSYPSHSFLNSTPHPPHPHSHPHPSMGQGMQSMAPPPYQCTAPYPDKYPLEDVDQRSSSIAALRMKAKEHIQSMDKTWHPM; encoded by the exons ATGCATTTATCACTGGATACCATGAGCATGGTGGACGACAGCTGCCTCTCACCCAGCAACTTCCACGAACTGGGGAAAGGTGGGGGCATCGCTGTGGGGGGCCGCGTCCACAGCATCGACGTCATTCTGGGTTTCAGTAAAGACCAGGACCCCCTGCTCAGCCCTGCTGGGGCCCCACGACCCCATAAAGTGGACATAGACGGCCTGGCAGAGCCCGGGAGGCAGCAGGAGCCCTCAGCACACCCGACATACAGCGGGCACCTTTCCACACTGAGAAACGGcagcacagagcagcagcagcagcagtaccaTG ATACCGGCTTATTCACAAACAAGTGTGACGAGGAGCTGAGTGAACTGAGGAAGAGTGTAGAAGAGAGTGACGAAGGCAAATCTCCAGAGCCGTGCAAGGACGATCAGCCCAAAAAGAAGCACAGGCGCAACCGCACCACCTTCACCACCTACCAGCTGCACGAGCTGGAGCGTGCCTTTGAGAAGTCCCACTACCCGGACGTGTACAGCCGCGAAGAGCTCGCCATGAAGGTGAACCTCCCAGAGGTCCGAGTTCAG GTCTGGTTCCAGAACCGCAGAGCTAAATGGCGTCGGCAGGAAAAAATGGATGCCAGCACCATGAAGCTCCACGACTCACCCATGCTTTCCTTTAACCGCCCGGCACCGGTACACACCAGCATGGGTCCCATGACCAACTCCCTCCCTTTGGACCCCTGGCTGTCTTCTCCCCTGTCCAGCGCCACGCCGGTCCACAGCATCCCAGGCTTCATGGGTCCAGCTCAAGGCCTCCAGCCCAGCTACCCCAGCCACAGCTTCCTCAACTCcactcctcatcctcctcatcctcactcTCACCCTCATCCGTCCATGGGCCAAGGGATGCAGAGTATGGCTCCCCCTCCCTACCAGTGCACAGCACCGTACCCGGATAAATACCCTCTGGAGGATGTGGACCAGCGCAGCTCCAGTATCGCTGCTCTGAGAATGAAAGCAAAGGAACACATCCAGTCTATGGACAAGACCTGGCATCCCATGTGA